Proteins from a single region of Apis mellifera strain DH4 linkage group LG7, Amel_HAv3.1, whole genome shotgun sequence:
- the LOC412454 gene encoding tetratricopeptide repeat protein 37 isoform X1, with the protein MSDEIKITLKEARAAFKENKYLDVIKKCKKILKKDQCNYGALMLLAAAMKEIDEYKSQVPLILQKGIQIQADNPLAWHGLITYYEKNLDDNDCYNKLILAYCKLLQIESDSKFTFILNKISELSLQLKDVATLNQCIEYLSELQKELDDNKIKMIDKVLGRILLDNINKLDKYQDLLKNVFKSSITDLDAIEQQHFYKKYLKILYDKDELTILMKEAINMHQQFPQDIISLEYICLIYCEQNILGENFSDIDMTQFYECLLKLNKESEIATVTKAIYLKKSNDLITAREILKDMLVLKPHSIHGWMALSEISMKLYCWEDAEIAAKRILEIKEYKLKDELKYKMELILVEAMSRCNDKHKWETALQIYEQHLKTHTSMQLDLIHARLSILLNQPNAYILLNNLESKHETKSQANILRALYLKQNKQLDEAVNVLDSVLETSETWLFLGIIYWEMAEYNYSLMAFLNGIKADRYNWKCLVYLGHYYREYGNDMERSRKCYQSALQINPNSEEAGIGLSTAYRLLKNQDANIKLLQVLTVQGSGPRWAWLQLGLQYLDQGNAEQAIKAFQHVIRVDPNDSHCWESLADAYFIRGAYTSALKSYQRVLELCPKSLYPMIQLANIKLIIGQYNEAKNDFEHILIYESRYIPALKGLAETCLALAKEYTAKQFLGRANDCLQQAMNSLIVAIKERKDTSCIWKLLGDICYRVAILPEKYSYLKVSSILIKYEDIENIILLKKQDMFSLSIRCYCCALSLSPQSALLWHDLALCYLMQLQYDPSINHKNLASKSLAAAKHAIKLNPSIWIHWNLLGVICMSPYIKNFALAQHAYIMAIDTEINNAIVWCNLGTLYLYTENLYKANEAYSRAQRADPAYINSWIGQALIAEMMHRKEAMDLFRHATQLGYHSQAAIGYTHWVLDMILNSDTKKNSLNICVTENAVFAATDVMTWYIENHPNDCYARNAYGLLLQRQKLYKSAAEQFAVAVCNSINNKKDLVCVNLAHVLIKLKKYNEAIKLCQTVQNINYNSQCHLALALFKAAKYEEAYTTYETTLQFLANTEIEKSYALCAMGAIAYTFQKVNDAKTLLFQCIQIQPPVITGLLAAASLGILHGDINLTTLVLNELQLYENHLEYGYHVVNLSAYFYLIGNDVKKAITILSKAIFTHPSNVKNWIRLLRILLETNVHMFSKCAQKVLFLNKYITSENHANVACALSYSYFMQNLVPANIIAMQKLVFTYPGNIESWAMFIAVFLSRSAIKSHKVDIKWLTMLITSIQKNYESTNLMAKWLNDSKKKLKEISIK; encoded by the exons atgtcagatgaaataaaaataactttaaaagaAGCTCGTGCagcatttaaagaaaataaatatttagatgtgattaaaaaatgtaaaaagatattaaaaaaagatcaatgTAATTATGGTGCACTTATGTTATTGGCGGCTGCAATGAAAGAAATAGATGAATATAAATCACAAGTACcattaattcttcaaaaaggTATACAAATTCAAGCAGATAATCCATTAGCTTGGCATGgtttaataacttattatgaaaaaaatttggatgatAATGAttgttataacaaattaatattggcTTATTGCAAACTTTTACAGATTGAaag tgaTTCTaagtttacatttattttgaataaaatctcAGAACTTTCATTACAACTCAAAGATGTTGCAACTCTAAATCAATGCATTGAATATTTAAGTGAATTACAAAAAGAATtggatgataataaaattaaaatgattgataaagtacttggaagaattttattagataatattaataagttagataaatatcaagatttattaaaaaatgtttttaaatcttcaattACTGATCTTGATGCAATTGAACaacaacatttttataaaaaatatttgaaaatattatatgacaaAGATGAATTAactattttaatgaaagaagCTATAAATATGCATCAACAATTTCCACaagatataatatcattag aatatatatGTCTTATTTATtgtgaacaaaatatattaggtgaaaatttttctgatattgATATGACACAATTTTATGAATGTcttctgaaattaaataaagagtcTGAAATTGCTACAGTTACTaaagcaatatatttaaaaaaatcaaatgacTTGATTACAGcacgagaaatattaaaagatatgctTGTATTAAAACCGCATTCAATACATGGTTGGATGGCACTAAGTGAAATAAGTATGAAACTTTATTGTTGGGAAGATGCAGAAATAGCTGCTAAACGAATATTAGAAATCaaggaatataaattaaaagatgaattaaaatataaaatggaacTAATATTAGTTGAAGCAATGAGTAGGTGTAATGATAAACATAAATGGGAAACTGCTTTGCAAATATATGAACAA catTTAAAAACACATACTTCAATGCAGTTGGATCTTATTCATGCACGTCtcagtatattattaaatcagccaaatgcatatattttgttgaataatttgGAATCAAAACATGAAACTAAATCACAAGCTAATATTCTTCGAgcgttatatttaaaacaaaacaaacaaTTAGATGAAGCTGTGAATGTTCTTGATTCAGTCTTAGAAACTTCTGAAACATGGTTATTTTTGGGTATAATCTATTGGGAAATGGCAGAATATAATTACAGCTTGATGgcttttttaaatggaataaaagcTGATCGTTATAATTGGAAATGTCTAGTTTATTTAGGTCATTATTATCGCGAATATGGTAATGATATGGAACGTTCTAGAAAATGTTACCAAAGTGCATTACAAATTAATCCAAATTCTGAAGAAGCTGGTATTGGTCTAAGTACAGCATATAGACTTCTTAAAAATCAA gatGCAAATATCAAATTGCTACAAGTATTAACTGTACAAGGTAGTGGTCCTAGATGGGCATGGTTACAATTAGGCTTGCAATATCTAGATCAAGGAAATGCAGAACAAGCTATTAAAGCATTTCAACATGTTATTAGAGTTGATCCTAATGACag TCATTGTTGGGAATCACTAGCGGACGCGTATTTTATACGAGGTGCTTATACATCGGCATTAAAATCTTATCAAAGAGTGTTAGAATTGTGTCCAAAATCATTATATCCAATGATACAAttagcaaatataaaattg attattggTCAATATAATGAAGCAAAGAATGATTttgaacatatattaatatatgaatcacGTTATATTCCTGCTTTAAAAGGATTAGCTGAAACTTGTTTAGCACTAGCAAAAGAATATACTGCAAAACAATTTCTGGGTCGCGCCAATGATTGTTTACAACAAGCAATGAATAGTTTGATTGTAGCTATTAAAGAACGTAAGGATACATCCTGTATTTGGAAGTTACTTGGTGATATATGTTATAGAGTAGCAATATTACCCGAGAAATACAGTTATTTAAAAGTATCatccattttaataaaatatgaagatatagaaaatataatattgcttAAAAAACAAGATATGTTCTCCTTATCTATAag atgtTATTGTTGTGCACTATCTCTTTCTCCACAATCAGCTTTACTATGGCATGATTTAGCTTTGTGCTACTTAATGCAACTACAATATGATCCatcaattaatcataaaaatcttgCTAGTAAAAGTCTTGCTGCTGCAAAACAtgctattaaattaaatccttCAATATGGATACATTGGAATCTCTTAGGAGTTATTTGTATGTcaccatatataaaaaactttgcATTAGCACAACATGCTTATATCATGGCAATTGatacagaaataaataatgccATAGTATGGTGTAATTTGGGAACATTGTATCTATATAcag aaaatttatataaagcaaATGAAGCTTATTCTCGAGCTCAGCGTGCAGATCCAGCATACATAAATAGTTGGATAGGACAGGCTTTAATTGCCGAAATGATGCATCGAAAAGAAGCAATGGATTTATTTAGACATGCAACACAATTAGGATATCACAGTCAAGCTGCCATAGGATATACTCATTGGGTACttgatatgattttaaattctgataccaaaaagaacagtttaaatatatgtgtTACAGAAAATGCTGTATTTGCTGCTACTGATGTTATGACATGGTATATAg aaaatcatCCAAATGATTGTTATGCTCGAAATGCATATGGATTACTATTACAAAGacaaaaactttataaatcaGCTGCAGAACAATTTGCAGTAGCTGTATgtaatagtattaataataaaaaagatctaGTCTGTGTAAATTTAGCacatgtattaataaaacttaaaaaatataatgaagctataaaattatgtcaaacagttcaaaatatcaattataattctcaATGTCATTTAGCATTGGCTTTATTCAaag ctgCAAAATATGAAGAAGCATATACCACATATGAAACAACACTGCAATTTTTGGCGAATACAGAAATAGAGAAATCATATGCACTGTGCGCAATGGGTGCAATAGCATATACTTTTCAAAAAGTAAATGATGCAAAAACTTTACTTTTTCAATGCATACAAATACAACCGCCTGTTATAACTGGCCTTTTAGCAGCTGCATCATTAGGAATATTACATGGTGATATCAATTTAACTACATTGGTATTAAATGAATtgcaattatatgaaaatcatCTTGAATATGGTTATCATGTTGTGAATTTAtctgcatatttttatttaattggaaatgATGTTAAAAAAGCTATTACTATTCTTTCTAAAGCAATTTTTACACATCCTA gtaatgtaaaaaattggaTTCGATTACTCAGGATATTATTGGAAACTAATGTACATATGTTTAGCAAATGTGCTCAGAAAGTATTGttccttaataaatatattacttctGAAAATCATGCAAATGTTGCATGTGCTCTATCTTATAgttattttatgcaaaatttagtACCAGCCAATATTATAGCTATGCAAAAACTTGTTTTCACTTATCCTGGTAATATTGAAAGCTGGGCTATGTTTATTGCAGTATTTTTATCAAG GTCTGCAATTAAAAGCCATAAAGTTGATATCAAATGGCTCACGATGCTCATAACTagcatacaaaaaaattatgaatctaCAAACTTGATGGCTAAGTGGTTAAATgacagcaaaaaaaaattaaaagaaatctctATTAAATaa
- the LOC412454 gene encoding tetratricopeptide repeat protein 37 isoform X2, whose product MIDKVLGRILLDNINKLDKYQDLLKNVFKSSITDLDAIEQQHFYKKYLKILYDKDELTILMKEAINMHQQFPQDIISLEYICLIYCEQNILGENFSDIDMTQFYECLLKLNKESEIATVTKAIYLKKSNDLITAREILKDMLVLKPHSIHGWMALSEISMKLYCWEDAEIAAKRILEIKEYKLKDELKYKMELILVEAMSRCNDKHKWETALQIYEQHLKTHTSMQLDLIHARLSILLNQPNAYILLNNLESKHETKSQANILRALYLKQNKQLDEAVNVLDSVLETSETWLFLGIIYWEMAEYNYSLMAFLNGIKADRYNWKCLVYLGHYYREYGNDMERSRKCYQSALQINPNSEEAGIGLSTAYRLLKNQDANIKLLQVLTVQGSGPRWAWLQLGLQYLDQGNAEQAIKAFQHVIRVDPNDSHCWESLADAYFIRGAYTSALKSYQRVLELCPKSLYPMIQLANIKLIIGQYNEAKNDFEHILIYESRYIPALKGLAETCLALAKEYTAKQFLGRANDCLQQAMNSLIVAIKERKDTSCIWKLLGDICYRVAILPEKYSYLKVSSILIKYEDIENIILLKKQDMFSLSIRCYCCALSLSPQSALLWHDLALCYLMQLQYDPSINHKNLASKSLAAAKHAIKLNPSIWIHWNLLGVICMSPYIKNFALAQHAYIMAIDTEINNAIVWCNLGTLYLYTENLYKANEAYSRAQRADPAYINSWIGQALIAEMMHRKEAMDLFRHATQLGYHSQAAIGYTHWVLDMILNSDTKKNSLNICVTENAVFAATDVMTWYIENHPNDCYARNAYGLLLQRQKLYKSAAEQFAVAVCNSINNKKDLVCVNLAHVLIKLKKYNEAIKLCQTVQNINYNSQCHLALALFKAAKYEEAYTTYETTLQFLANTEIEKSYALCAMGAIAYTFQKVNDAKTLLFQCIQIQPPVITGLLAAASLGILHGDINLTTLVLNELQLYENHLEYGYHVVNLSAYFYLIGNDVKKAITILSKAIFTHPSNVKNWIRLLRILLETNVHMFSKCAQKVLFLNKYITSENHANVACALSYSYFMQNLVPANIIAMQKLVFTYPGNIESWAMFIAVFLSRSAIKSHKVDIKWLTMLITSIQKNYESTNLMAKWLNDSKKKLKEISIK is encoded by the exons atgattgataaagtacttggaagaattttattagataatattaataagttagataaatatcaagatttattaaaaaatgtttttaaatcttcaattACTGATCTTGATGCAATTGAACaacaacatttttataaaaaatatttgaaaatattatatgacaaAGATGAATTAactattttaatgaaagaagCTATAAATATGCATCAACAATTTCCACaagatataatatcattag aatatatatGTCTTATTTATtgtgaacaaaatatattaggtgaaaatttttctgatattgATATGACACAATTTTATGAATGTcttctgaaattaaataaagagtcTGAAATTGCTACAGTTACTaaagcaatatatttaaaaaaatcaaatgacTTGATTACAGcacgagaaatattaaaagatatgctTGTATTAAAACCGCATTCAATACATGGTTGGATGGCACTAAGTGAAATAAGTATGAAACTTTATTGTTGGGAAGATGCAGAAATAGCTGCTAAACGAATATTAGAAATCaaggaatataaattaaaagatgaattaaaatataaaatggaacTAATATTAGTTGAAGCAATGAGTAGGTGTAATGATAAACATAAATGGGAAACTGCTTTGCAAATATATGAACAA catTTAAAAACACATACTTCAATGCAGTTGGATCTTATTCATGCACGTCtcagtatattattaaatcagccaaatgcatatattttgttgaataatttgGAATCAAAACATGAAACTAAATCACAAGCTAATATTCTTCGAgcgttatatttaaaacaaaacaaacaaTTAGATGAAGCTGTGAATGTTCTTGATTCAGTCTTAGAAACTTCTGAAACATGGTTATTTTTGGGTATAATCTATTGGGAAATGGCAGAATATAATTACAGCTTGATGgcttttttaaatggaataaaagcTGATCGTTATAATTGGAAATGTCTAGTTTATTTAGGTCATTATTATCGCGAATATGGTAATGATATGGAACGTTCTAGAAAATGTTACCAAAGTGCATTACAAATTAATCCAAATTCTGAAGAAGCTGGTATTGGTCTAAGTACAGCATATAGACTTCTTAAAAATCAA gatGCAAATATCAAATTGCTACAAGTATTAACTGTACAAGGTAGTGGTCCTAGATGGGCATGGTTACAATTAGGCTTGCAATATCTAGATCAAGGAAATGCAGAACAAGCTATTAAAGCATTTCAACATGTTATTAGAGTTGATCCTAATGACag TCATTGTTGGGAATCACTAGCGGACGCGTATTTTATACGAGGTGCTTATACATCGGCATTAAAATCTTATCAAAGAGTGTTAGAATTGTGTCCAAAATCATTATATCCAATGATACAAttagcaaatataaaattg attattggTCAATATAATGAAGCAAAGAATGATTttgaacatatattaatatatgaatcacGTTATATTCCTGCTTTAAAAGGATTAGCTGAAACTTGTTTAGCACTAGCAAAAGAATATACTGCAAAACAATTTCTGGGTCGCGCCAATGATTGTTTACAACAAGCAATGAATAGTTTGATTGTAGCTATTAAAGAACGTAAGGATACATCCTGTATTTGGAAGTTACTTGGTGATATATGTTATAGAGTAGCAATATTACCCGAGAAATACAGTTATTTAAAAGTATCatccattttaataaaatatgaagatatagaaaatataatattgcttAAAAAACAAGATATGTTCTCCTTATCTATAag atgtTATTGTTGTGCACTATCTCTTTCTCCACAATCAGCTTTACTATGGCATGATTTAGCTTTGTGCTACTTAATGCAACTACAATATGATCCatcaattaatcataaaaatcttgCTAGTAAAAGTCTTGCTGCTGCAAAACAtgctattaaattaaatccttCAATATGGATACATTGGAATCTCTTAGGAGTTATTTGTATGTcaccatatataaaaaactttgcATTAGCACAACATGCTTATATCATGGCAATTGatacagaaataaataatgccATAGTATGGTGTAATTTGGGAACATTGTATCTATATAcag aaaatttatataaagcaaATGAAGCTTATTCTCGAGCTCAGCGTGCAGATCCAGCATACATAAATAGTTGGATAGGACAGGCTTTAATTGCCGAAATGATGCATCGAAAAGAAGCAATGGATTTATTTAGACATGCAACACAATTAGGATATCACAGTCAAGCTGCCATAGGATATACTCATTGGGTACttgatatgattttaaattctgataccaaaaagaacagtttaaatatatgtgtTACAGAAAATGCTGTATTTGCTGCTACTGATGTTATGACATGGTATATAg aaaatcatCCAAATGATTGTTATGCTCGAAATGCATATGGATTACTATTACAAAGacaaaaactttataaatcaGCTGCAGAACAATTTGCAGTAGCTGTATgtaatagtattaataataaaaaagatctaGTCTGTGTAAATTTAGCacatgtattaataaaacttaaaaaatataatgaagctataaaattatgtcaaacagttcaaaatatcaattataattctcaATGTCATTTAGCATTGGCTTTATTCAaag ctgCAAAATATGAAGAAGCATATACCACATATGAAACAACACTGCAATTTTTGGCGAATACAGAAATAGAGAAATCATATGCACTGTGCGCAATGGGTGCAATAGCATATACTTTTCAAAAAGTAAATGATGCAAAAACTTTACTTTTTCAATGCATACAAATACAACCGCCTGTTATAACTGGCCTTTTAGCAGCTGCATCATTAGGAATATTACATGGTGATATCAATTTAACTACATTGGTATTAAATGAATtgcaattatatgaaaatcatCTTGAATATGGTTATCATGTTGTGAATTTAtctgcatatttttatttaattggaaatgATGTTAAAAAAGCTATTACTATTCTTTCTAAAGCAATTTTTACACATCCTA gtaatgtaaaaaattggaTTCGATTACTCAGGATATTATTGGAAACTAATGTACATATGTTTAGCAAATGTGCTCAGAAAGTATTGttccttaataaatatattacttctGAAAATCATGCAAATGTTGCATGTGCTCTATCTTATAgttattttatgcaaaatttagtACCAGCCAATATTATAGCTATGCAAAAACTTGTTTTCACTTATCCTGGTAATATTGAAAGCTGGGCTATGTTTATTGCAGTATTTTTATCAAG GTCTGCAATTAAAAGCCATAAAGTTGATATCAAATGGCTCACGATGCTCATAACTagcatacaaaaaaattatgaatctaCAAACTTGATGGCTAAGTGGTTAAATgacagcaaaaaaaaattaaaagaaatctctATTAAATaa
- the LOC413354 gene encoding integrin-linked protein kinase homolog pat-4, with amino-acid sequence MEDIFQWCREGNAMQVRVWLDDTEHDMNQGDDHGFSPLHWCCKEGHLKLAELLVSRGARINATNRGDDTPLHLASAHGHKEIVQLLLRNRADVNVTNEHGNTALHYACFWGDQAVAEELVAAGALVSIANKDGDTPLDKARGHLAKRLHDLAVEYGQDLKKIQFKDQSWLGLKTRSRDATLSRHKGINMADLSLHTRLASTPSGETWRGRWQNNDIVAKILNIRECTARISRDFNEEFPKLRIFSHPNVLPVLGCVNQPPKLATVSQYMARGSLHRLLHGGTGVVVDTARALRLALDVARAMAFLHGLERQNRCRFHLNSKHIMIDEDLTARVNMADSKFSFQEVGRIYEPAWMSPEALSKRPADINLEASDMWSFAVLLWELATREVPFADLSPMECGMKIALEDLRVSIPPGISPHLAKLIRICMNEDPGKRPSFDMVVPILDKMKR; translated from the exons atggaagatatttttcaatggtGTCGTGAAGGCAATGCTATGCAAGTGCGTGTTTGGTTGGATGACACTGAACATGATATGAATCAAgg agatgATCATGGATTTAGTCCACTCCATTGGTGTTGCAAAGAAGGACACTTAAAATTGGCAGAATTATTAGTTAGTAGAGGAGCACGTATTAATGCCACTAATAGAGGAGATGATACTCCTCTTCATCTTGCTTCTGCTCATGGACACAAAGAAATAGTTCAAttg ttGCTTAGAAATCGTGCAGATGTCAATGTTACAAATGAACATGGTAACACTGCTCTTCATTATGCATGCTTTTGGGGTGATCAAGCAGTTGCTGAAGAATTAGTAGCTGCTGGTGCTCTTGTATCCATTGCAAATAAAGATGGAGATACTCCTTTAGATAAAGCACGAGGTCACTTAGCCAAAAGATTACatg atttagcTGTAGAATATGGAcaagatttaaagaaaattcaatttaaagatCAAAGCTGGCTAGGTCTAAAAACTAGAAGTC gTGATGCTACATTATCGCGACATAAAGGAATAAACATGGCAGATCTATCTTTACATACTCGATTAGCTAGTACACCAAGTGGTGAAACATGGCGTGGACGTTggcaaaataatgatattgtagcaaaaattttgaatatacgtGAATGCACGGCTCGAATTTCAAGGGACTTTAATGAAGAATTTCcgaaattacgaattttttcaCATCCCAATGTACTACCTGTACTTGGTTGTGTTAATCAACCACCAAAATTGGCTACAGTTTCGCAATATATGGCACGTGGAAGTTTGCATAGGCTTTTACATGGAGGTACAGGTGTCGTTGTTGATACTGCGCGTGCACTTAGGCTTGCTCTTGATGTTGCAAGAGCTATGGCATTTCTTCATGGGCTTGAAAGACAAAATAGATGCAGATTTCATCTCAATAGTAAACATATAAtg ATAGATGAAGATTTAACAGCTCGCGTAAATATGGCGGactcgaaattttcattccaaGAAGTAGGTCGAATTTATGAGCCAGCATGGATGTCTCCAGAAGCTTTAAGTAAACGTCCAGCAGATATAAATCTCGAGGCCAGTGATATGTGGAGTTTCGCTGTTTTATTATGGGAACTTGCGACTAGAGAAGTTCCATTTGCAGATCTTTCGCCAATGGAATGTGGCATGAAA ATCGCACTAGAAGATTTACGCGTTAGTATACCTCCAGGAATTTCACCACATCTTGCTAAGCTTATTAGGATTTGTATGAATGAAGATCCAGGGAAACGTCCATCTTTTGATATGGTCGTTCCTATACTCGATAAGATGAAACgttaa
- the LOC726134 gene encoding carboxylesterase isoform X1: MNKQIVTVKQGKLAGAVLKSALGSLYIAFREIPFAAPPIGDLRFKDPQPPQPWTGIKDTSQLKTYICSQQEEVEPFKFFGNEDCLYLNVYTNSLNQSKPVMFWIHGGAFVVGNSSFQKGSRPDYLLAKDVVVVSTNYRLGAFGFLNLGHRVAPGNQGLKDIIAALKWVKENISNFGGDPNNVTIFGVSAGGVLVHSLLLSPCARGLFHKAIMHSGSIRCSWAMNQSLPERGFKLASLLGKDSCDPEEVVKFLRTVPAEDIVKAQASVLTREETLSHNLAFGINNDEVAENPVLPEPIEQLLKKDADVPVIISYTSHEFIMFMKDISEKSLSIYNEYLPTHVKTLGTLKKLGDEEIKNLFNVVKDRYFEGKPIDKEKLYGLSNFMTDTFFGIPAILMLEDRVKRLTAPNYFCKFSYIGNEKTSTDLLVTRHISGASHVDDIAYLLYLPKCKTENPDPPAVGTKDRITLERMTRMWTNFAKTGQPTSIQDEFVNVNWKPATANDLCYLDIGNELCLLPLPSHLLSSKLS; this comes from the exons ATGAACAAACAAATAGTAACTGTAAAACAAGGGAAATTAGCAGGAGCAGTGCTTAAAAGTGCGTTAGGATCGTTATACATCGCTTTTAGAGAAATACCTTTTGCAGCTCCTCCTATTGGAGACCTCAGATttaag GATCCACAACCACCTCAGCCATGGACTGGTATCAAGGACACCTCCCAattgaaaacatatatatgttcaCAGCAAGAGGAGGTTGAACCTTTCAAATTCTTCGGCAATGAAGATTGTCTTTACTTAAATGTTTACACCAATTCCCTTAATCAATCGAAACCAGTTATGTTTTGGATACATGGTGGCGCATTTGTAGTAGGCAATTCAAGTTTTCAAAAAGGTTCAAGACCTGATTATTTACTCGCGAAAGATGTCGTTGTTGTTTCAACTAACTATAGACTTGGGGCATTCG gatttttaaatcttgGCCATCGAGTCGCGCCAGGAAATCAAGGGCTGAAAGATATAATCGCTGCTTTGAAATGGGTTAAGGAGAATATTTCCAACTTCGGCGGAGATCCTAATAACGTTACCATTTTTGGCGTCAGCGCTGGAGGAGTTTTAGTTCATTCTTTGCTTTTATCGCCATGTGCACGCG GATTATTTCACAAAGCGATTATGCACAGTGGATCGATACGATGCTCTTGGGCCATGAATCAAAGTCTTCCTGAACGTGGCTTTAAACTGGCTTCTCTTCTCGGAAAAGATTCTTGCGATCCTGAAGAGGTGGTGAAATTTCTACGAACGGTGCCAGCCGAGGATATTGTCAAGGCTCAAGCTTCTGTTCTCACGCGCGAG GAAACGTTATCCCATAATCTTGCGTTTGGAATCAATAACGACGAGGTAGCAGAGAATCCTGTATTACCAGAACCCATCGAACAATTGTTGAAGAAAGATGCCGATGTCCCGGTCATAATTAGTTACACGTCGCACGAATTCATTATGTTTATGAAAG aTATAAGCGAAAAATCGTTGTCCATTTATAACGAATATCTACCCACGCACGTGAAAACTTTGGGAACGTTGAAGAAGTTAGGAGACGaggagataaaaaatttattcaatgtgGTGAAAGATCGATATTTTGAGGGGAAACCGATcgataaagagaaattatacggtctatcaaattttatgaCCGATACGTTCTTCGGTATTCCAGCGATATTAATGTTAGAAGATCGAGTGAAGAGATTAACTGCGCCTAATtacttttgtaaattttcataCATTGGCAACGAGAAAACATCCACGGATCTCCTAGTGACGCGTCACATTTCTG gggCATCTCACGTGGACGATATCGcgtatttgttatatttgccGAAATGTAAAACTGAAAATCCGGATCCACCTGCGGTTGGAACGAAAGACAGGATCACCTTGGAACGAATGACCAGGATGTGGACAAATTTTGCTAAAACAGG